In Synergistaceae bacterium, a single window of DNA contains:
- a CDS encoding sugar ABC transporter ATP-binding protein, with protein sequence MEEKRTLLKAEHIDKRFGITHAVNHVSLKVAAGEIRALIGENGSGKSTFCQMLCGIYTIGDGNFTLDGKAIRPKNQVDANKRGVSIIVQEMGTLSGLTVAENIFLGHEDPFMHYGIKDTHAMIREGQKLLDEYGFSHIKAGSMIDHYNFEDRKLVEIVKATYMKPKILIVDETTTALSQKGRLELYKIMNSIRDDGRSVIFISHDLGEILMHCDTITILRDGEYIDTVNANDVNEDDLKRLMVGREIGSAYYRTDYGKKISDDVVLSVKDVTVPGQLQDISFDLHRGEILGFGGLSECGMHEVGKAVFGASFDREGSVKLSDGTEINDIPSAIKHSIAYASKDRDNESIILNESIRNNIVLPSLDDLAHKYLLSSRKLNKFAREHAEKMQTKMQGIHQFISDLSGGNKQKVVLARWIGKGSDILVLDSPTRGIDVKVKQAIYALMQELTAQGKSIIMISEEIPELLGMSDRILIMKDGKINGEFMRSETLSEEDLIAKMV encoded by the coding sequence ATGGAAGAGAAACGAACTTTACTCAAAGCAGAACATATTGATAAAAGATTCGGGATCACTCATGCTGTTAATCATGTGAGTCTGAAAGTTGCAGCCGGTGAAATAAGAGCCTTAATCGGTGAAAATGGGTCAGGGAAATCAACATTTTGTCAGATGTTGTGCGGAATTTATACGATCGGCGACGGAAATTTTACACTCGACGGCAAAGCTATACGTCCAAAGAATCAAGTTGACGCAAACAAGCGCGGAGTCTCTATAATCGTTCAGGAAATGGGCACGTTATCGGGCTTGACTGTTGCAGAAAATATTTTCTTAGGCCATGAAGACCCATTTATGCACTATGGAATCAAGGACACGCACGCAATGATTCGAGAGGGGCAGAAATTGCTTGATGAATACGGATTCTCGCACATTAAAGCCGGCTCAATGATAGACCATTACAATTTTGAGGACAGAAAACTTGTAGAAATCGTCAAAGCTACATATATGAAACCTAAAATTTTAATCGTTGACGAGACTACAACAGCTCTATCACAAAAAGGGAGACTCGAACTTTATAAAATTATGAACTCAATTAGAGACGACGGCCGGAGCGTTATATTTATAAGTCATGATTTAGGCGAGATTCTTATGCACTGCGACACAATAACAATTTTGCGTGACGGCGAATATATTGACACAGTAAATGCTAATGACGTGAACGAGGACGATTTAAAGCGGCTCATGGTCGGACGTGAAATCGGGTCAGCTTATTATCGCACTGATTACGGCAAAAAAATTTCTGATGATGTAGTGTTAAGCGTCAAAGATGTTACAGTGCCCGGGCAGCTTCAAGACATCAGCTTTGATCTTCATCGCGGAGAAATTCTCGGTTTCGGCGGTTTGTCAGAGTGCGGAATGCATGAGGTCGGCAAAGCAGTTTTCGGCGCGTCTTTTGACAGGGAAGGCAGCGTTAAACTCTCTGACGGCACAGAAATTAACGATATTCCTTCAGCAATCAAGCATTCAATCGCTTACGCCTCTAAGGACAGGGACAACGAGTCTATAATTCTTAACGAGAGCATAAGAAATAATATAGTTTTGCCCTCACTTGATGATTTAGCACACAAGTATTTATTAAGCTCCAGAAAGTTAAATAAATTTGCTCGTGAACACGCCGAGAAAATGCAGACCAAGATGCAGGGGATTCATCAATTTATTTCGGATCTTTCCGGCGGCAACAAACAAAAAGTAGTCCTCGCGCGCTGGATCGGCAAGGGCAGTGATATATTAGTTCTTGACTCGCCGACACGAGGAATCGACGTAAAAGTTAAGCAGGCAATTTACGCGCTCATGCAGGAATTAACCGCGCAGGGAAAATCTATAATCATGATAAGTGAAGAAATCCCGGAGCTTCTTGGAATGTCCGACAGAATATTAATCATGAAGGACGGCAAAATTAACGGTGAATTTATGCGCTCTGAGACCCTCTCAGAAGAAGACTTAATTGCAAA